GGGCATCCCCCACCTCTTCGTGTGTATCAACAAGATGGATCTGGTCGACTACGATCAGCGTCGCTTCGAGGAGATCCGCGAGGAGTTCAGCCTGTTCGCCAGGCGCCTGGGCTTCAAAGACGTCACGTTCATCCCCATCAGCGCGCTGCGGGGGCACAACGTCGTGCACACGAGCGACCAGATGCCCTGGTACAGCGAGGCGGGCGGAAAGACGCTGCTCGCTCACCTCGAAACCGTGCCTATCGCAGAGGACCGCAACCTCAGCGATCTGCGCTTCCCGGTGCAATACGTTCAGCGCCCGAACCTCGACTACCGTGGCTTCGCCGGGCAGATCGCTTCCGGGCGGATCAAGCGTGGCGACGAGATCGTGGTGTTGCCATCGCTGCGCACCAGCCGAGTAAAGAGCATCGACACCTTCGACGGCACGTTGGATGAGGCGTTCGCGCCGATGAGCGTCACCTTGCGCCTCGAAGACGAGGTGGACGTCAGTCGGGGCGACATGCTGGTGCACGCCTCGGAGCGCCCGAAGGTGGCGCAGAACTTCGAGGCCATGTTGGTGTGGATGAGTGAGGCTCCGCTAGACGTCGGCAAGAGCTACTTCATCAAGCACACCGCGCAGTACGTCAGGGCCGAGGTCAGCGAGGTGCTCTCCCACACCGACCTCGAGACTCTGGAGCCCACCCAAGCGAGCGGACTGGCGCTGAACGAGATCGGCCGGGTCAGAGTGAAGGCGCACCGCCCGCTCTTCATCGACATCTACTCGCAGAATCGCGCTACCGGGGCCTTCATCGTCATCGACTCGGTCACCAACGACACGGTGGCCGCCGGAATGATCGTGGATTCAGGCCAGACTAGCGCGGAGGGATCGTCCCCGGGCGACGGCGCGTTGGACCAAGGCAGTCAGGTCTCGGCGCTGGAGCGTCGTCAGCGCCTCGGCCACGCCGCGCTCTTGATCGAACTGCCCGGTGATGCCGCGACCAGCAAGCAGCTGGGCTTCGCGCTAGAGCGCGTGCTATTCGACCGTAATTACCTCGCGGTAACGGTTGATGGCAGTCAGGTCGGCAACGCGGAGGCGGCGCTCTTCACCCTCAGGCCCTTGCTCGAAGTGGGCGCCATCGTGGTGTGGGTCGGAAACCTGTCGAGCGACACTCGTAGCGCCCTCCAGGGCTATCGCAGCGCCACGCCTCAAATGATCGGCGGAGAGCAACCAGCGGCGCCGAGTGACGACATGGACGCGCTGGCGGTGCGCGTGGTCGAGCAACTCACCAGCTCCGGGGCGCTCACGGCCTGAGGCAGTACGCGGCGCACCAGCGCCGCGAGCGCCACCTCTAGCTCGGCGGTGTCGAGCGCCTGCGGGCGGTCGAGCGCGACGCGGTCGACCGCACCGCTAATTGCGCTTGCCGCGAGGAAGCACTCGACCTCCGTCAGCTCGGGGGCACAGCGCTCTAGGGTCTGGAGGATCGCGCAGAAGCTCGGGTCACAGTTCGAGCCATCCACCGCGGCACGATACAACGTGCGATCGCGCCTGCGACGCTCGAGCAGCAACCGGCCCAGACGAGGCAAGCGCTCCTTCGAGAGCTCGCACAGCTGCTGTTCGAACCACCCTGACTGGCTCGCGAACAGACTTCGCACCAACTCCCGCTTCCCGGAGAAGTACTGATACAGGCTGCCGATACCGACGCCTGCGACCTTTGCGACCTGTGTGGTGGACAGTCCCTCGTAGCCCTTGTCGAGTAGGACTCGTTCCGCCGCGGTCAGGATGACCTCGACCGTGTTGCGGGCGCGACGCTGAATCGGCATGCGCCGTAGCTCCTCACCCACGCTCAGCTCCTGGAGATCTTGATTTTCCACTCCATCAGCATGGGCGGAACGCCATGACGCTGCTTGAGCGCAGCCTGAGCGTTGTCTGAAGGCGACGTGAACTACTTCAGGCAGTGCCCGTCGCGACCTGCTGGTTGTGACGCACGTCAGTTCCCGCCACCATGAACACCACCATCTCTGCGATGTTCGTCGTGTGGTCGGCGATCCGTTCGAGATAGCGCGCCACAGAGAGCAAGCGCTGCGCGTTTTCGGGGTCGCTCGCCATGTGGACACTCAACGCGGGAAACGTCTGCGCATAGGCCGCATCCACCTGAGAATCTCGCTCCATCACGCGCTGAGCTTTCGGGACGTCCTTCGTCACGAATGCGTCCAGGCAATCCCTCAACATGCTTGAGGTCACCTGAGCCATCTCCGGCAGGTCGGTCTCGACCTCGAGGGGTGGATGGTCCGAGAGCTCGATGGTGCGCTCACAGATGTTCGCAGCCAGATCCCCGATGCGCTCCAGATCAGTCACCAACTTGAGCGCGGTCGTGATGAAGCGAAGATCGCCCGCCACCGGCTGGCGCCGGGCAAGCAGCCTCAGACAGCGCTCATCAATGTCCACTTCGAGGCGATCGATGTGGGCGTCGATGCTGGATGTCGTGCGAGCCAAGCGGGCGTCTCGTGTGGCGAACGCCTGCATCGCGTCGTGCACCATCTCCTCGACTCGCGAACCCATGAGCAGGACGCGCTCGCGCAGCGCGCTCAGCTCCTTCTCGTATTCGCGGTCAGTATGCAGACGGGACATGCTTCGAACTCGATCACGGTACGTTCCGGCTTGCCTCAGACTTGGCCCCAGAACCCCCAACTTGGCCTCTTGCCAGAGTTAGCTACGACGGAAATCGCTGGCTTCATGAGCCCCCAACCGACGTGTTGGGAACAGTAGCTCAACGAATGTTCAAGCGTACCCCGGCTCCCCTGAATTGACCACGTTGCCGCAAGAACGTGCACAGATGAGCCGATACCGAGACCACAACGACGCAAGATGCCGCAATTCCTCGGGCGGCATTTGAGACGGATCCAGCCACCAAACGACGCTTCCCCTACGCCTCGAGCGTGCCGAAGCTGCGCCGCAGTGTCGTGGCCGAATTGGAAACCTTTGCCAGCCGGATTTCCGAATCAGAACAATCCATGGCTTTTTTGGGGGGAGAGGAGCCCCTACAGGTGCCGTCGCCGCGACGCGGCAAAGACCGCCTGCGCAGGCCTTGCACCTCGGCCATGCCACTCTGCCCCGCCGCTCTGCCCCGCCGCTCGTGCAGCGGCCCACCTTTTGGTGGTCAACCGAGCTACTGCAGCCGCTCGGCGACTGCGACTGGCATCGAACTCGCCGAGGGGTGGCTCGTCATCTCTTCGCGCGCGACGGGCAACGTCACCCAAAACCGTGTACCCACGCCCAGGGTACTCTCGACCCCCACGTTGCCACCATGAGCTTCGACGAGGTGCTTGACGATCGAGAGGCCAAGACCGGTACCGCCGAGGTCCCTGGAGCGCCCTTTATCCACACGATAAAACCGCTCGAACAGTCGCGCGAGATGCTCTTCCTGGATACCAGGTCCGGTGTCCGACACGCCGATCTCGACCACATCGCCAACGCGTTTGGCAGCGATACGGACGGCGTCTCCGTCCGTGGTGTACTTGATAGCGTTGTCCACCAGATTGCTGAGGATATGCTCCATCGCGCGGCCGTCCGCGTTGATACACGGTAAATCCTCAGGGAAATCCTGATCGATACGCAAGCGACGGTTCTTGATTCGCCCGTCAAACATCCCGAGCACCTGCTGCACGAACGGACGCACCGCCAGGGGTTCCCGTCGCAGGCGGAAAGAACCAGACTCGATGCTCGACAAGCTCAGCAGGTCCTCAACCAAGTCACGCAGGCGGATCGCATTGCGGTCGATGATGTCGATGAAGCGACCCGCAAACTTGGGGTCGTCCTTGGCGCCTCCCATTAGGGTCTCGGCCGCGGAGTGAATCGAGGCAACCGGGGTGCGCAGCTCGTGGGAGACGTTGGCCACGAAGTCGCGCCGCATGCCCTCGAGTCGCCGCATCTGAGTGACGTCCAAGAACACCAAGAGCCATCCCTGTTCCGGCACGGGTTGCACCTGCACGAGCAGGATGCGGGGCTTCAGACCCCGCACCTCGATCTCACCGCTGCCGGGCTTCCGCGACTTCTTCGCGGCCTCGAGCAGTTCGTGAAGCTCGGACTGGCGCACGGTCTCCAGCAGCGTCTTACCCACGACGTCGTTGTTCAGCAGCAGCATCTCGCGGAGCGCGGGGTTGACGTGCTGGATGTGACCCGACGTGTCGATCAGCATCACTCCCTCGCGCATGCTCTCGAGGATGCTGCTCATCTTGTCGCGCTCGCTCGTGAGCTCGTCCAGGGTCGAAGACAGGTTCGTGGCGAGCAAGTCGAGCCCGGCACCGAGGGGGCCGAGTTCGTCTTCCTTGCGGATACGCGCGCGAGCCGTGAGATCGCCGTCTGCCATGCGCTCGGCCACCTCTGTAAGGTGAGTCGCAGTGTTGGCGAGGCTCTTGGCAGCGAAGCTTGCGAGCAGCACGGCGATCGCGAGGCCCAGGATTGAAGCCAGGAGCAGCCCTTTTTCCAGGGTCTGAAGCGCGCCTTCCACTTCCTCCAGCTCGATCGACAGCCTCGCCACCTTTGGACCACCCGGCGCCATTCGCTGAACAGGTACCGCAACGTAAAGCTGACTTTGACCAATGGTGGCGCTGTGGCGCTCTGAGATTCCGCGCCCTGAACTCAATGCTTCGACCACCTCCGGCCGCTCCGAGTGATTCTCCAGCGCCGCCAAATCGCCGGTGGGCACCTCCGAGTCACCAAGCACCCGCCCGTCGGCGGCAATCAAGGTAACGCGGGCCTTGGAGGCTTTGCCGAGGCGATCGGCCAGCGCGTCCCAGTCCTTGACGTCGTCGTCAGGTAGCTGCACCTCGCTGACTTGATCGGCGATCAACTGCGCGCGCGTCACCAGGTCGCGGGTCATGTGGTCCACGAGCACGCTGTGGACCTCACGACGCATGAACAAGAACGCCGCCGTAATGGCGACGCCAATCAACAGCAGAGCAACGAGCGTCAGCTTCGCTCGCAGGCCTAGCTTCAATGCATCGCCGCCTCTTCCGGCGTGCCCACGAATCGATAGCCCACACCACGCACGGTCTCGATGTAGTCCCGTGCGTTGGCGAGCTTCTCGCGGAGGCGCTTCACGTGGGTATCCACGGTGCGCGTGGTGATGCTGGAATCCATGCCCCAGACGTCTTCGAGCAGGGTGCCTCGAGACTGAACTCGGTTCTTCCGATCGTACAGCGTGGTCAGCAAGCGGAACTCGAGGGCCGTGAGATCCACGAGAGCGTCCTCCACCCAGACCCGATGCGCGTCGCGAGCGAACTTCAAGCAACCGAACTCGACGACGTCCTCTTTGATGTCGCCTCCGGATTCGGCGCGGCGCAGCACCGCGTTGATACGCAGCAGCAGCTCCCGCACGCTGAAGGGCTTGATGACGTAGTCATCGGCGCCGAGCTCGAAGCCGACCACGCGATCGATCTCCTCCCCCTTGGCGGTCAGCATGATCACCGGCACGCCGCGGGTGGACGAGTTGTCCTTGATCTGCTTGCACACCTCGGTGCCCGGCATGTCGGGCAACATCAGGTCGAGCAAGACCAGGTTGGGGCGCTTCTCCCGCACGAGGTTCAGCGCTTCGGTACCACGCAGCGCCTGGAGCACCTCGTGCCCTACTTGCTCCAAGTTGTAACGCAGGACTTCTTGGAGATCGGTTTCGTCTTCGACGACGACAATTCTGGCCATTGGGTTGCCCCTGAGTAACGCCCCAGTGTGACGCTGAAGTGACAGGTGTGGAGCCTATCCGGGGCCGACAGCCAGCGCCAGCTCGGGTAAACCGGCTGTTCGCGATCGGCAACGTCACAGAACGGCGCGCCTCACCCCCAAACGAGCGAGCCAAAGCGCCGAAACTGCTCACGGTTCAGCCCGCGGAGCAGCGACAGCCCGCAGCCACTACGGCGTCGAATCATCTACCTTTGGCAGGTCTCAGCGCTTCACTGGCGGGTCCTCGCGCGTGGTCAGCCGCGGCCAGTGAAGCGGTAGCCAACGCCGCGCACCGTCTCGATGTGGTTTCGCGCGTGCGCCAGCTTCTCCCGTAGACGCTTCACGTGTGCGTCGACGGTGCGGGTAGAGGAATCGCCACGCATACCCCACACGTTGTCGAGCAGGACCGAGCGACTTTGCACCCGCTCCCGACGCTCGCAGAGCGTCACCAGCAGCTTGAACTCCAAAGCGGTCAGCTCGACCTCGGTCTCACCAACCCACACGCGGTGGGCATCGCGATCGATGCGCAGGTCGCCAAACTCGAGGGTACCGTTTGCGGGAGGCGGACCTGACTTGCGGCGTAGTACCGCGCGGATTCGCAAGGCCAACTCGCGCACGCTGAACGGCTTCGTAACATAGTCGTCCGCGCCGAGCTCGAAGCCGACCACGCGATCGATTTCCTCGGTGCGCGCTGTACACATGATCACGGGAATGTGCGCGGTCACGGGACTGGATCGCAGTAGACGACAAATCTCCGTCCCTGCGAGATCGGGGAGCATGAGGTCCAACACGACGAGTTCCGGCACCATTTCCCGACAAAGCTTGAGCCCCTCTTTGCCGTTGAGTGCCGAGGTCACGTCGTACCCAAGCTGCTCGAGGTTGTATTGCAGGACGGTGTGGATGTCCTCTTCGTCGTCAATGACGAGAATGCGAGTCATCTGAGCCGGTGGCAGTACCGAGGCAGCGTGACCGTGAGGTGACGTGATCGTAGCGCTCTCGAACAATCTGTAGATGAGCGCTCCACAGCGGCCATTGCGTGACGGTTTGATGGCTACGACTGCCGGCGACGACGAGGCTGGACTCGTGTGACAACGCTGCAACGCCTTGGAGCGTTCGTGACGCCAAACCGACTTTCCTTTACTCCTATTTTGCCGAGACGCCACGATGCCGTCACACAACACGAGCAGGGTCCCGACCACCGATGGACCCCAAGAAGTGGACGAACGACGACGGCGACAGCGGCCGTTTTGGACGGCTCTCTGCAGGCCTCGCCATGGGCGTCCTCTGCATGTCGGGGCTTCTCGCCTTCCTGACGGTTGCAGGTGGCAATGTCACCGAGATCATCCAGAAGGAAGAAGACATCGTCGACGTTCAGCTGGCAAAGACTCCTGAGCCTGAGCCCGAGCCTGAAGTCGAAGAAGAGGTGGATCCCGAGCCGGCGCCACGCGCTGCCGGACCGGTGATGCCGAAGCTCGTCGTTCCGAAGGAGATCCCCAAGGAAGCGCCCAAGGAGACCGACGCACCCGTGGGTGACACGCCTGGTGGCGGCGACCCCTACGCGAACGCCGGTGGTGGCGGGCGCGGCAAGGGCACCGGCAAAGCGGCGCCAAAGCCGACGGCTGAACCCACCGCAGAGAAGCCCAAGCCTCCGCCGCCGAAGCCTGAGAAGAAGAAGGTGTTCCGCGCCAACGAGGTCGCGGTACAGCCAGTTCCTCAGAACCGCCCCTACCCGAGCTACCCCTCTTCTGCGCGCTCCGCGGGCATCGAAGGCGTGGTCGTCGTGCGCTACGTCATCACCGAGTCGGGCAGCACTGCCGCAGTCAAGGCAGTGCGCGGCCCGGCTGAACTCACCGGCGTGTGCGAGGCCGCCGTGAAGAGCTGGACCTTCAGCCCCGCGAAGAACGAGTTGGGACAAGCCGTCCCGGTCGTCAAGTTCGCGCGCTTCCCCTTCAAGATCAAAATCTAGCGTCTGACCCCAGAGCGTCTCGCGCAAACCATTTTCCACAAGCAAATACTAGTCCTTGCACTCGCAACGCGAACCCCAAGCGAACCGAGCTGCCCAAACGGAGCACTTCAATGACCCTCGACCCGATTGAAATCTGGCATCACATGAGTGGCCTGAACAAGGCCATCGCCGTCATCCTCCTCACGATGGGCGTGTCCACCATCGGCGTGGTGGTCGAGCGCATCCTGGCGTTCTCCAAGGCGAACAGCGAATCGCGCACCTTCGTACAGAAGGCGGCCGCACTGCTCGACGAGTGGCGCATCGAAGAGATCATCGCGCTGACGGAGAAGCACAAGGCGTCCACCCTGGCGCGCACCATCGGCGCGATGATGCAGCGCTATCAGCGCGGCCTCGAGCGAGCTGAGAAGGGCCTCACCCCGGTGGAGATGGCGCGCAACGAAGCAGAGCGCACCAAGGAGACCATCGGTGCGGAGCTACGCCGCGGCTTCACGGTGCTGAGCTCCGTCGCTTCCGTCGCGCCCTTCGTTGGTCTGCTCGGAACCGTCATCGGCATCATCATGAGCTTCAAGGCGATCGGCTCCGGTGGCGACGCGGGTATGGCCGCCGTCATGACCGGTATCTCCGAGGCGCTCTTCGAGACCGCGCTCGGCTTGATGATCGCCATCCCGGCAGTGCTCTTCTTCAACTACCTCACCGGCCGTGTGAACCAGATCGAACTCACCTTGGCTCGCTCTTCCAGCGAGCTACTCGACGAGATGGAGAATCGCTATGGGAATGAGCCTGGGCTCGTCGAAGCGCGGAAAGCAGCCTGAGCCGGACATCAACATCACGCCGCTCGTCGACGTGGTGTTGGTGCTGCTCATCATCTTCATGGTGGTGGCGCCTGCGTTGAACAACGACCTGGTCCGCCTGCCCGAGATCGAGCAAGCGGATCCAAAACCGAAAGACGACAACGCTGTCGAGATCACCCTCTCCGGAGATGGCACCACGGTACTCGAAGAGAAGAAGGTGGATAAGGAGACGCTGAAGCGTGAGCTGAAGCAGATCCACTCCACGACGGCGGACCGCCAGCTGCTGCTGAAGACCGACGTCAACGTGCCCTACGAGCGCGTGCGCACGACGCTTGGCCTGATCCAAGAGATCGGCTTCAAGGGCGTCAGCCTGAAGGTCGAAGAGAAGAAGAAGGACGGCTGAGGTCGGCCCACAGCTGGCTCGGCCCCACACCAAGACATCGCCATGGCATTCACCGCACCCTCTGGATCTTCCAAGCACGGCAACCCGCCTAACGTGAACATCACCCCGTTGGTCGACGTGGCGCTGGTGGTGTTGATCATTTTCATGGTCGTGGCCCCGATGTTGACCAAGACCTTCTGGCTAAACCTGCCGAAGAAGGACAAGGAAGACACGCCGCCACCTGCCAACCAGCCCGAGCCGCCGTTGGTGCTCACCCTCAATGCTCAAGGCGTGGTGAAGCTGAATCAGACCGTTGTCACCAAGGGCGAGCTGCCGACTCGGCTGCCACGCATGATGGCGTCGCGAAAGAGCAAGGTGCTCTACTTCGACGCCCACGACGGCGCGAGCTACGCCGAGGCCGTGGAGGTGATGGACCTCGCACGCCGCGGAGGCGCACGCTCAATCGCGATGCTCACGGACAAGGTCGCGGAGTAGTACAGAACGAAAGCTCGTTCCAGACGTATGCCGACTTGAATATCCCCCAGGAAATTCCACTTCGACACGCCGACCGAAGTGTTACAGGGCAGTAACGAGCTTGTAGCGCTTTCGACCGACTCCCCCCGGAGCCTCCCGAATCCTCTATCTTCCCGCCCGCGAACCGGCCATACGCCACCTCGCCTACACCCCGCGCCGCTGAGCGGCACAGACGACTCGAAACGCGCCGCGCTGGCGCGATGAACTAGCAGGCGTACCGGCGGAGGTACGTCGCGAACAACCCAGCACTACCGGACCCATCGCTTGGTGTCCGTACGACGCCGAGCTGCGTCCACTGGCGCGGCTCCTCGAAGAGGTTTCCATGAGGTCCCGCTTTCGCTTCCTCCCAGTCCTTGCCTTACTCGCGCCGCTAACGCTGAGTCAGCACGCCTTCGCTCAACCGGCAGACGATCCGGGGGACGAAGAAGGCGAGACGATCGTCCCGACGGATGAAGGCGACGAACCGCCTCCCGAGGACAAGAAGCCTGAAGACAAGAAGCCCGAGGACAAGAAGCCCGAGGACAAGCCCGCCGGAGGTGGTGACGACTCGGGCTATGACCTCGAGGAGTACAGCGACGAGGAGATGGGCGAGACCGATCTCTCGGAAAAGCCAGAGGCAGGAAAGGGCGCACTCACGGGCACCGTCCGCGACACCAAATACGAGGAGCCACTAGTCGAAGCCGAGGTGGAAGTCGTCGGCACGGACAAGAAGGTGTTCACTGACGTCAACGGGCAGTTCCGTCTGGATCTAAAGCCAGGCACGTACACCATCCGTATCGCCTACGACGCGCACTACACCCAGCGCCTGGACGGCATCATCATCACCGGCGGCAAGATCGCGAAGCTGGACATCAAGCTGCGTCCCGACGAGAAGGCAGTGGAGACGTTCGTCGTGGAGACCAAGGCGGATACGTCAGGCCTCGCCGGCTTGTCGCTCACGCGTCAGCGCTCAGCCGCGATGGGCGACAGCGTGGGTCGCGGTGAAATCTCGAAAACTCCAGACAAGGACGCAGCCCAAGCCGCCCAGCGCGTCGTCGGCGCGACCATCGTCGATGGGCGATTCGTGTACGTGCGCGGCCTCGGCGACCGCTACGCCAACGCCCAGCTCAACGGAGCGCCCCTTCCGAGCCCAGAGCCTGACCGTCAAGCGGTGCCCCTCGACTTGTTCCCGAGCCTGGTGCTCGAGAGCCTGACCATCGCGAAAACCTTCACGCCGGACAAGCCGGGCGACTTCGCCGGCGGTTCCGTGCGGATTAAAACTCGCGATCTGCCCGAGGAATTCCTGTTCAAGGCGACCCTCGGTGTGGGCTTCAACACCCAGGCCACCTTCCAGGACCGCTTGAGCTACCGAGGCAGCAACACGGACTGGCTCGGCTTCGACGGTGGCACGCGCCAGCTCCCGGATGTCCCCGACTACAAGCTCTCGCGCACCACGCGCAAACCCGACGGTGAGTTCCTCACCCAGGACGAGCTCACAGCGAACGGGCGCAAGATCAACTCCTTCATGAGCGCCCAGGAGAAGTTCACGCTACCAAGCCACAGCGCGTCCGTCGTGATCGGAAAGACCTGGAAGCTCGGGCAGGAGCAGAAGCTCGGTCTGGTCGGCTCCCTCAACTACTCGCGCTCCTGGGAGGTGGTCGAAGATCGAATCCGCCGCAAGTTCGACTTCAACGACACCGAACAGCGGCTCGATCTGCTCGCTGACCTGCGGGAGCAGAGTGGCAAAGAGAAGGTCCGCTGGGGCGCCTTCGGCACCCTGACCTATCAGCTGAGCCGCAACCACAAGATCACTCTGACCGGCCTTCGCAGTCAGAGCTCCGACGACACCGCGCGCGTGCTTCAAGGCTTCTACGAGACGCGTCAGGCGGTCTTGACCAGCACCCGCCTGCAGTTCATCAGCCGCGTCTTGAACTTCGGACAGCTCCAGGGTGAGCACACCTTCGAGGACGCGAACCGAGGCTTGCTCGAGTGGAACCTGTCCCTTGCGAAGGCTTTCCGCGAGGAACCGGATACCCGCGACACCGTCTACAAGGGTCAACCCGACGGCTCCGTGGTGTACATCGACGGCTCCGAGAGCGGCTCGCACTTCTACGCCGATCAGTCCGAGACCTCGATCGGCGCCGGCATCGACTACACCCAGCCACTGAGCGAAGATCAAGAATCCGCCAAGGTGAAGTTTGGCGGCCTCATCAGCACCCGCGATCGCGAGTTCGACTCTCGGCGCTTTGCTTTCCGGCGGCGCCCCGGGTCACCGGACGATGACTTCGTGTGCGAGAGCTGGCGCCTCGATTGCCCAGACAAGCTCTTCACTCAGGACAACATCGGCGACGTCATCCAGCTAGACGAGACCACCTTCGATAACGACGCCTACACCGCGGGCCTCGACGTCTACGCCGTGTACGTGATGAGCGACACGGCCCTGACTGACTGGCTTCGCGTCATCGTCGGCGAGCGCATCGAAGTCACCCGCCAAAACATCAGCTCCTTCGACCCGTTCTCACCCGACGACCGCGCCGTCTCGACGGACCTGAAGTCCACCGACATGTTGCCATCGTTGGGCTTGGTGTTCGACACCTCGAAGAAGACCAAGCTGCGCTTCTCCGCGACGCGCACTCTTGCGCGCCCCCAGCTGCGTGAGCTCGCGCCGTTCACCTTCAGCAACTACTTCGGCGGCTACTCCGAGGCCGGTAACCCGAACCTGACGCTGACCAAGATCACGAACCTCGACGCACGCTTCGAGTTTTACCCAACTCTCGAAGAGATCGTCGCCGCCAGCGTGTTCTACAAGTACTTCAAGGATCCCATCGAGCAGACCGTGCAGTCCGCTGGTGACGACGGCCTCTACACCTACCAGAACTCCGAGAGCGCGAAGATGGTTGGCTTCGAGGTCGAAGGCCGCAAGAGCCTCGGCTTCGTCTCGAAGTCACTCAGCGACTTCAGCGCCGTGGCCAACGCGACAATCGGCATTTCGACCGTCACACTCTCGGACGCCAACGACTTCAGCACGTCGCGGGAACGCCCGTTGTCGAATCAGCCGCCGTTCACCATCAACGCTGCGATCGACTACTCGAGCAAAGAAAACGGCGTCAAAGCCCGCCTGCTCTACAACGTCGTCGGTAAGCAAATCGTCGCGGTTGGCTTCGAGGGTCTGCCCGACGTCTATCAGCAGCCGCGTCATCAGCTGGACTTCGTCGTCGCCAAGGACTTCGGGGAGCACCTCGAACTCAAGTTCTCTGCCGCAAACCTCCTGAACTCGCCCTTCACGCGCACTCAAGGCAAGAGCGACGACGGCGACAACGTGATCGACGAGTACACCAAGGGCATGGACTTCTCGATCGGCGCCGGCTACACCTATTGATTCCTCAAGGAAACATCAGTTCCGAACATCAGAGCGGGGCGTCGGCATGGCTGCCCCGCTCTCCTCGTTTTGTCTACTTCACCCCGCGTCCGAGGGCGACGATCGTCGGCTTCTCCTCGCCTGCCGGCCAGTTCACGAAGAGCACCGCCTCGCCGTCCTTGCCGCGTTGGATGCGCAGCTTCATGGTCTTGCCCTTGCGTAGGCGCACCACGAAGTCAGCGACCTTACCCGGCTTCACCGACTGGAAGTAGTCGGCCATTTCGTTCCCGAAGTTCTCCATTCCGGTGAAGCCCTGCACATCCCCTTCGCAGTTCACCTTCAGCCACTCGCGCACGATGCGCATGAAGCACTTGTCAGGCTGGGAGTTGACCTCCTGCGTGTTGATGTTCGTC
This sequence is a window from Polyangiaceae bacterium. Protein-coding genes within it:
- a CDS encoding PAS-domain containing protein, which gives rise to MKLGLRAKLTLVALLLIGVAITAAFLFMRREVHSVLVDHMTRDLVTRAQLIADQVSEVQLPDDDVKDWDALADRLGKASKARVTLIAADGRVLGDSEVPTGDLAALENHSERPEVVEALSSGRGISERHSATIGQSQLYVAVPVQRMAPGGPKVARLSIELEEVEGALQTLEKGLLLASILGLAIAVLLASFAAKSLANTATHLTEVAERMADGDLTARARIRKEDELGPLGAGLDLLATNLSSTLDELTSERDKMSSILESMREGVMLIDTSGHIQHVNPALREMLLLNNDVVGKTLLETVRQSELHELLEAAKKSRKPGSGEIEVRGLKPRILLVQVQPVPEQGWLLVFLDVTQMRRLEGMRRDFVANVSHELRTPVASIHSAAETLMGGAKDDPKFAGRFIDIIDRNAIRLRDLVEDLLSLSSIESGSFRLRREPLAVRPFVQQVLGMFDGRIKNRRLRIDQDFPEDLPCINADGRAMEHILSNLVDNAIKYTTDGDAVRIAAKRVGDVVEIGVSDTGPGIQEEHLARLFERFYRVDKGRSRDLGGTGLGLSIVKHLVEAHGGNVGVESTLGVGTRFWVTLPVAREEMTSHPSASSMPVAVAERLQ
- a CDS encoding response regulator — translated: MARIVVVEDETDLQEVLRYNLEQVGHEVLQALRGTEALNLVREKRPNLVLLDLMLPDMPGTEVCKQIKDNSSTRGVPVIMLTAKGEEIDRVVGFELGADDYVIKPFSVRELLLRINAVLRRAESGGDIKEDVVEFGCLKFARDAHRVWVEDALVDLTALEFRLLTTLYDRKNRVQSRGTLLEDVWGMDSSITTRTVDTHVKRLREKLANARDYIETVRGVGYRFVGTPEEAAMH
- the cysN gene encoding sulfate adenylyltransferase subunit CysN, yielding MTHQSELIEQDIEAYLEQHQNKELLRFVAVGSVDDGKSTLIGRLLHDTHGVYEDQLSAVKRASKQTDIEIDFSLFTDGLKAEREQGITIDVAYRYFSTENRKFIIADTPGHVQYTRNMATGASTANVAIILIDARLGVLQQSRRHAYIASLLGIPHLFVCINKMDLVDYDQRRFEEIREEFSLFARRLGFKDVTFIPISALRGHNVVHTSDQMPWYSEAGGKTLLAHLETVPIAEDRNLSDLRFPVQYVQRPNLDYRGFAGQIASGRIKRGDEIVVLPSLRTSRVKSIDTFDGTLDEAFAPMSVTLRLEDEVDVSRGDMLVHASERPKVAQNFEAMLVWMSEAPLDVGKSYFIKHTAQYVRAEVSEVLSHTDLETLEPTQASGLALNEIGRVRVKAHRPLFIDIYSQNRATGAFIVIDSVTNDTVAAGMIVDSGQTSAEGSSPGDGALDQGSQVSALERRQRLGHAALLIELPGDAATSKQLGFALERVLFDRNYLAVTVDGSQVGNAEAALFTLRPLLEVGAIVVWVGNLSSDTRSALQGYRSATPQMIGGEQPAAPSDDMDALAVRVVEQLTSSGALTA
- a CDS encoding response regulator produces the protein MTRILVIDDEEDIHTVLQYNLEQLGYDVTSALNGKEGLKLCREMVPELVVLDLMLPDLAGTEICRLLRSSPVTAHIPVIMCTARTEEIDRVVGFELGADDYVTKPFSVRELALRIRAVLRRKSGPPPANGTLEFGDLRIDRDAHRVWVGETEVELTALEFKLLVTLCERRERVQSRSVLLDNVWGMRGDSSTRTVDAHVKRLREKLAHARNHIETVRGVGYRFTGRG
- a CDS encoding TetR/AcrR family transcriptional regulator; its protein translation is MENQDLQELSVGEELRRMPIQRRARNTVEVILTAAERVLLDKGYEGLSTTQVAKVAGVGIGSLYQYFSGKRELVRSLFASQSGWFEQQLCELSKERLPRLGRLLLERRRRDRTLYRAAVDGSNCDPSFCAILQTLERCAPELTEVECFLAASAISGAVDRVALDRPQALDTAELEVALAALVRRVLPQAVSAPELVSCSTTRTASASMSSLGAAGCSPPII
- the phoU gene encoding phosphate signaling complex protein PhoU; protein product: MSRLHTDREYEKELSALRERVLLMGSRVEEMVHDAMQAFATRDARLARTTSSIDAHIDRLEVDIDERCLRLLARRQPVAGDLRFITTALKLVTDLERIGDLAANICERTIELSDHPPLEVETDLPEMAQVTSSMLRDCLDAFVTKDVPKAQRVMERDSQVDAAYAQTFPALSVHMASDPENAQRLLSVARYLERIADHTTNIAEMVVFMVAGTDVRHNQQVATGTA
- a CDS encoding TonB family protein; its protein translation is MDPKKWTNDDGDSGRFGRLSAGLAMGVLCMSGLLAFLTVAGGNVTEIIQKEEDIVDVQLAKTPEPEPEPEVEEEVDPEPAPRAAGPVMPKLVVPKEIPKEAPKETDAPVGDTPGGGDPYANAGGGGRGKGTGKAAPKPTAEPTAEKPKPPPPKPEKKKVFRANEVAVQPVPQNRPYPSYPSSARSAGIEGVVVVRYVITESGSTAAVKAVRGPAELTGVCEAAVKSWTFSPAKNELGQAVPVVKFARFPFKIKI